In the Marinobacter sp. Arc7-DN-1 genome, GTGCGTCCCGCTTGCTCTGTCTGGATGGTCTTTCCGGCAAGCTCGATCACCGGATCTTCAGCGACCTTCCCGAACTGCTTCAGCCCGGCGACCTGCTGGTGTTCAACAACACCCGGGTGATTCCTGCGCGCCTGTTTGGCAAAAAGGAAACGGGCGGGCAGGTAGAGGTGCTGGTTGAGCGGATAACCGGAGAGCACGAAATTATTGCCCATGTCCGGGCTTCAAAGGCGCTGAAAGAGGGGCAGAACGTCATCCTTGAAGATGGTACATATTTAAGGATGTCCGGCCGGGACGAGACACTGTTTCATTTGGTGTGTGAATCTGAAGAACCCATACTGGATATACTTGAGCGCATTGGTCACATGCCGTTGCCGCCCTATATTGATCGCTCAGACGAATCCACTGACCGGGACCGGTACCAGACGGTGTACGCCCGGGAAGCCGGTGCTGTGGCTGCGCCCACCGCCGGCCTGCATTTCGACGAGGCACTGCTGGAAAAACTGGCCGCCTGCGGCATTGAAAGTACCTTTGTCACGCTGCACGTTGGCGCAGGCACCTTCCAGCCGGTGCGGGTAGACAAGATAGAAGACCATGCAATGCACAGCGAGATTGTGCACGTTCCCCGGGAAGCGGTTGATGCTGTCGAGCGAACCCGAGCCCGGGGAGGGCGCGTGGTCGCCGTGGGTACGACATCTGTTCGCTCTCTTGAATCGGCAAGCCGTGGTGGTCGTCTCACGGCATTCACCGGCGAGACAAATATTTTTATATACCCGGGGTACCGTTTTCAGGCAGTTGATGCCCTGGTGACCAACTTCCATTTGCCGGAATCCACGCTGATCATGCTGGTCAGTGCCTTTGCCGGTTACGGCAATGTGATGGGCGCCTACAAGGAGGCGGTCGGGGAACGCTACCGTTTCTTCAGCTACGGCGACGCCATGCTCATTACCGGCCAGGAACCCAGTCGCGGTATGTTGCTGGGCCCAGCCGTGGAATCCATAGATACCGGTATTGGTAACGCCGGGGAGGCTTTGTGACACAGACCTGTTTCATGTCGTTCGAGAAGCTGGGTGAGGATGGCCGTGCTCGCCGCGGCAGGCTGACCTTTCCGCGGGGCACGGTTGAAACGCCTGCCTTCATGCCGGTGGGGACCTACGGCACTGTCAAGGGCATGCTACCGCGGGACATCCATGAAATTGGTGCAGAAATTATTCTGGGCAATACCTTTCACCTGATGCTGCGTCCGGGTACGGAGGTGGTCAGGGCCCATGGGGATCTGCACGATTTCACCCAGTGGCAGGGACCAATCCTGACCGACTCCGGTGGCTTCCAGGTATTCAGCCTGGGGGAAATGCGCAAGATTACGGAAGAGGGCGTCACTTTCCGCTCACCGGTTGACGGCTCTCCTGTAGAGTTGTCTCCGGAGATCGCCATTCAGGTTCAGTGTGACCTGGGCTCGGACATCGTCATGATTTTTGATGAGTGTACCCCTTACCCTGCGACAGAGTGCCAGGCCAGGGATTCCATGGAGCTGTCCCTGCGTTGGGCTCAGCGCAGCAAGGATGCCCACGAAGGTAATCCGGCGGCACTGTTCGGTATTGTTCAGGGCGGTATGTATGAGAACCTGCGGGACCGTTCCCTGGAAGGACTGACAGACATTGGCTTTGATGGCTATGCCATTGGTGGTCTTTCCGTTGGCGAGCCAAAGGAAGACATGATCAGGATTCTGGACCATCTGCCGCCCAAAATGCCGGAAGGCAAGCCCAGATACCTGATGGGCGTTGGTCGGCCTGAGGATATCGTTGAGGCAGTGCGGCGCGGAGTCGATATGTTTGACTGCGTAATGCCGACCCGGAATGCCAGAAATGGCTACCTCTTTACCTCCACCGGCATCGTCAAGATCCGCAATGCCAGGCACCGTCATGACACCGCGCCGCTCGATGAGCGTTGTGACTGTTACACCTGCCAGAATTTTTCGAGAAGTTATCTGCATCATCTGGATAAATGTGGAGAAATGCTGGGCGCTCAACTGAACACGATTCATAACCTGCGGTTCTACCAGAACCTGATGGCCGGATTGCGTGGGGCCATTGAAGCAGGTACATTGTCGGACTTTGTAACCGACTTCTATGCTCAGCGCGGAGAGACAGCTCCGCCATTGGGCAATGTTTGATCTATTCGCTTAACCAACGGAGATATTCAATGAAATCAATTAAAATGCTCGTTGCCGGCCTGATGGCTCTGATGCCTGCGCTGGCCATGGCTCAGGACCCGGGTGCGCCGGGGATGGGCGTTATGGGTCAGGTAATCTTTTTCGGCGGCTTCATCCTGATTTTCTACTTCCTGATCTGGCGTCCGCAGTCCAAGCGTGCGAAAGAGCACAAGGCGTTGATGTCTGGCCTGAACAAGGGTGACGAAGTCGTGACCTCCGGTGGTGTTGCCGGCAAGATCACCAAGGTAACGGACGATTTCATCGTTGTTGAAATTGCCGACAATGTCGAAATCAAGGTCCAGAAAGTCGCTGTTGCCGCAGCCCTGCCCAAGGGCACGCTCAAGGACATCTGAGCGAGGGCCATTTGGCCGGCCATCCATGGTGGCCGGACTGAATCCTCCTGGCTGAAACACCAAGGCCGGCCTGTTGGCCGGCTACAAGGGATCCCATGCTGAACAAGTATCCGCTTTGGAAAAACCTGGTTATCCTGGTCGCGCTTGTGATCGGGTTTATCTACGCTTTACCCAACCTCTTTCCCGACG is a window encoding:
- the queA gene encoding tRNA preQ1(34) S-adenosylmethionine ribosyltransferase-isomerase QueA, which produces MNVSDFHFDLPDELIARYPLKERSASRLLCLDGLSGKLDHRIFSDLPELLQPGDLLVFNNTRVIPARLFGKKETGGQVEVLVERITGEHEIIAHVRASKALKEGQNVILEDGTYLRMSGRDETLFHLVCESEEPILDILERIGHMPLPPYIDRSDESTDRDRYQTVYAREAGAVAAPTAGLHFDEALLEKLAACGIESTFVTLHVGAGTFQPVRVDKIEDHAMHSEIVHVPREAVDAVERTRARGGRVVAVGTTSVRSLESASRGGRLTAFTGETNIFIYPGYRFQAVDALVTNFHLPESTLIMLVSAFAGYGNVMGAYKEAVGERYRFFSYGDAMLITGQEPSRGMLLGPAVESIDTGIGNAGEAL
- the tgt gene encoding tRNA guanosine(34) transglycosylase Tgt; this translates as MSFEKLGEDGRARRGRLTFPRGTVETPAFMPVGTYGTVKGMLPRDIHEIGAEIILGNTFHLMLRPGTEVVRAHGDLHDFTQWQGPILTDSGGFQVFSLGEMRKITEEGVTFRSPVDGSPVELSPEIAIQVQCDLGSDIVMIFDECTPYPATECQARDSMELSLRWAQRSKDAHEGNPAALFGIVQGGMYENLRDRSLEGLTDIGFDGYAIGGLSVGEPKEDMIRILDHLPPKMPEGKPRYLMGVGRPEDIVEAVRRGVDMFDCVMPTRNARNGYLFTSTGIVKIRNARHRHDTAPLDERCDCYTCQNFSRSYLHHLDKCGEMLGAQLNTIHNLRFYQNLMAGLRGAIEAGTLSDFVTDFYAQRGETAPPLGNV
- the yajC gene encoding preprotein translocase subunit YajC codes for the protein MAQDPGAPGMGVMGQVIFFGGFILIFYFLIWRPQSKRAKEHKALMSGLNKGDEVVTSGGVAGKITKVTDDFIVVEIADNVEIKVQKVAVAAALPKGTLKDI